AATTAGACAAGGACCCAGCACTGAAGACTTCGTATGAAGAACAAATAGAAAATCTGCTGAAGAATGGATATGCAGAGAAAGCTCCAGAAACCACGACGCCAGGGAGAACATTCTACTTACCTCACTTCGCGGTGATGCACCCGATAAAGAAGAAACCGAGGATAGTTCTCGACGCCGCCGCCAAGTTCAACGGGAAGAGCCTCAACGATGCGCTGCTACCTGGGCCTGACTTATTGCAGTCGCTCTTCGGAGTGCTTCTCAGGTTCCGGGAAGGTCCAGTCGCCGTCGTCGCCGACATCAAGGAGATGTTCCTACGCATCCAAATGAGGGAAGAAGACCGGGACAGTCTGCGGTTCTTATGGCGCGGCAGCAAGAGGAACAGCAAACCGGAAGAGTACCGCATGGCCTCAGTGATCTTCGGAGCAACGTCATCACCGTCTACGGCAATTTATGTCATGAACAAGAACGCAGAAGACTTCAAGGAGGAACACCCGGCAGCCGTGGCAGCAATACGGAGGAACCATTATATGGATGACTACTTGCAAAGTTTCACAACGGTAGAAGAAGCCAAGCGGATCGCGAAAGAGGTACAGACGATCCACAACAAGGCGAGCTTCCACCTGAGAGGATGGGGGAGCAATCAACCAACCGTTCTCGAAGGAATTGAAGATCAGCGACAGGAGGAAGTCCTCGAACTGGGCAAGGAAGAGAAAACCCTAGGGCTGAGATGGCTAATCACAGAAGATGCACTCGCCTTCAACGTGGGCTTCAGGAACACTCCGCCCGAAGTACTCGCTGGGCAAAGAGTACCAACGAAGAGGGAAGTCACCAGCGCCGTCATGTCTACGTTCGACCCCATGGGCTTCGCGACGCCGATCCTAATACAGGGCCAGAAACTCATACAGGAGATCTGGCGTACCAAGATCGACTGGGACGAGAAGATTCTCGAACCACAAGTCGCCGCATGGATCAGATACTTGGAAGACGTCGCCGTACTAAAGGAACTGAAGATCCCAAGGTGCCTGTCGCCAAGAACCAGAAGAGGGCAACTCCACACGTTCTGCGACGCGAGTGAAGAAGCGTACGCCGCAGCCGTCTATTGGCGAACGGAAGACCCAGACGGCACGATACGCGTCGCATTGATTGCTGGGAAAGCAAGGGTAGCTCCTAGCAAACCAGTGTCTATCCCACGGTTGGAATTGCAAGCAGCATTATTGGGCAGCAGACTTGCCTCATCGGTGGAGAAGGAGCTCGATTTGGAGATTGAAGAAAGGACCTTCTGGACAGACTCCAGCACCGTCCTTCAATGGTTGAAAGCAGACCCGAGGAAATTCAAGACGTTCGTGGCCCATCGCCTCGCGGAAATTGAAGAGCTGACGCGAATTCAAGATTGGAGATGGGTGCCGACAAAGGAAAACCCCGCAGATGATGCCACAAGAGGCACTCCGAACGAGTTTGATGAAAACGCAAGATGGTTCAAAGGTCCCGCCTTCTTATATGGAAACAAAGAAGATTGGCCGGCGAGACGCTTTGAAGTCAAAGAAGAACTCACCGGAGAAGAGAAGAATCCCCAAGTTGTTGCCACATTGAAGGTCATACCACAAGTCACTCCGGACCCGAAGAGATTCTCCGACTGGACTCGACTGCTACGCAGTACAGCGCGCATATTCCAGTTCATCGACCTGCTAAGAAGAAGAGTAGCGGAAAAAAGAAGTGTCCACATCGTCAGGAACCGAAGATGGAAGAAAACACCGAGTCACGTTCCCCgggagaagaaagaagaaaaggtCTTCTTAACGCTGGAAGATAAGTTCATCCATAGGGCAGAAGAGTAGCTTATCAAGAGGAGCCAGCAGGAGAGCTTCTCCAAAGAACTTTGCTGCCTCGAAAAAGGGAGGCCATTGGAGAACTCGAGCCGACTAAAGAAGATTGACATATACCTGGATGGCCGCGGAATCCTAAAACTGAGGACGCGCACCAGGAAGATTGGTTCGGGAGAAGGACGAACCAACCCGATCATACTGGACGGGAAAAGTCAAATCTGCCGGCTCATCATAGGGTTCTATCACAAACGGTTCTACCATGGCAACTCCGCAACGATAATCAACGAAATAAGGCAGAAGTTCTGGGTACTCGGCTTGCGCAGCACCACAAGATGGATCACACATGGGTGTCAATGGTGCAGAGTCCACAAGGGAGAGCCTCAAATACCACCCACCGGAGACTTGCCGGCCGAACGATTGCAGCATCATCAACCACCCTTCACCTGCACAGCAGTAGATTACTTCGGCCCGATGCAAGTCACGATCGGGAGGAGAACTGAGAAGAGATGGGGAGCCCTGTTCACCTGCTTAACGACCCGAGCGATACACCTGGAGCTGGCTAATTCATTAAGCACCAGCTCCATGATCATGGCCCTGCGAAGAATGGCTGCACGAAGAGGGACGCCGAAGATAATCTTCAGCGACAACGGGACTAACTTCGTGGGGGCCAATAGAGAATTGCAAGAGGCCGCCTCAAGGGAAGGAATCACATGGCGATTCATCCCACCTGGATGTCCGAATATGGGAGGCGCCTGGGAAAGAATGGTCCGCTCGGTAAAGACATCATTAATGACCGTTCTTAAAGAAAAATCACCACCAGAAGAGGTCCTACACACGCTCCTCCTTGAAGTGGAGCATATCGTGAACTCACGTCCCCTCACCCACATCAGTATGGATCCCGAAGACGAAGAAAGCCTAACGCCGAACCACTTCCTCATCGGAAGATCCTGCGGAGCAATGGCGCCGGGCGTGTTTGAAGACCACGATCTCGTCGGGAAGGCGAACTGGAGGACAGCGCAGCGCTTGACGGACCACTTCTGGCAAAGGTGGCTGAAGGAATACCTGCCAACTTTGATGCCGAGGAAAATAGCCGGCCGGGAGACCGAAGACCCTCAAGTCGGCGACATCGTATTAATAGTCGACGCGACGCTACCAAGAAACACTTGGCCACGAGGGGAAGTGCTGCGAGTGTATCCTGGACCGGACGGCAGAGTAAGAATCCTCGACGTGCGAACACCCGGAGGAGTGCTGCGGCGACCGACGCGACGAGTGGTAGTCCTGGTTCCTGCCAAGACGTCGCATCCGGAGGAAGGAGTGCTTCGCACTGCGGGGGAGAATGTTAGCGACGTCAATAATAGTCAAGATTAATGTTGGCAGCATCATGTCAAATAGTGCAAACTAgctaattaatctgtttcgtaattaagaaaatgaacatgaaattttcgccaaaaaggcaataccgtagcgaaaaccatcaggctctctcgcttactcactcggtaggcctctttcttgcattatctgatctctcacttccacaaaatagcttctctttcacacttt
This window of the Ostrinia nubilalis chromosome 9, ilOstNubi1.1, whole genome shotgun sequence genome carries:
- the LOC135074771 gene encoding LOW QUALITY PROTEIN: uncharacterized protein LOC135074771 (The sequence of the model RefSeq protein was modified relative to this genomic sequence to represent the inferred CDS: substituted 1 base at 1 genomic stop codon), which produces MPPKRNVARTARNEGSDSDTDYEVDRTVVSSPNVTMSEEMLQNLVSSITRSQVEASRVLIESILSSNRATSSPRLDAPGHVQRSGNFAKCTARFGGTSKNADELEAFIDAIEVFRECTNISDEHALRGLPMLLVGEAAVWWQGVKASVSSWTEALQRLRGMFGVPRPEKSVAAAAAAASTPTAANVAAASAAAATPATTVTTVPTVEGQYAPPTPQVHEQTPRLSRVNQDTRSVRSSRRRAEIEAKLRVARQELEVAKAELELAQLDSDMEEDPEEVQYRQMQVENWLDHSNTIAERVPPELQPIPPPPPAAPLPPPPQVLPLPPPPPPQVLPPPPPQPLPTEGRTDIQELAMAITKLSQRAEGGLTRQLVDLPSFNGACEEWLAFRRSYEDTARSFTPAQNLARLRRCLQGHAREAVKSLLFTAENPEELMKSLEVRFGRPGAIALAELKKMERLPRVNESSGEICMFASRVRNAVATIRALGKTEYLCAPGAVECLIEKMPPTMKSRWLMYQRERRAEGKPALELMYDFMEVEADINSDYAPPEVSWDQKRNMFKRPVHHVQQTEGRREEPKTDAKKCPECREDHWLYECKKYKEASVEDKWEMVKKARMCFKCLRFKHSRNTCRAQPCKKCMRWHHISLHSEKPAAAKTQEKPAEGVVSSVHTTSCGKAYLKMTPVNLYGPKGTAKVLALLDEGSTVTLLDSSVAKKIGAQGKPEAITIEMVGGNGMQKSNSQKINMKIKGVHCRNKLKMEARTIDNLKLAKQGVEERMLQKCKHLQKIKDKLVYDKEEPQLLIGQDNWGLIVTRRLRKGKASEPVASLTSLGWVLHGCDAGGSVPVKFVHHSRLMEDETEALVRRHFEIESLGVQARRPSNDADKRALDVLEKTTKRLPNGRFESGLLWKNERETLPNNYHQAHQRLINMEKKLDKDPALKTSYEEQIENLLKNGYAEKAPETTTPGRTFYLPHFAVMHPIKKKPRIVLDAAAKFNGKSLNDALLPGPDLLQSLFGVLLRFREGPVAVVADIKEMFLRIQMREEDRDSLRFLWRGSKRNSKPEEYRMASVIFGATSSPSTAIYVMNKNAEDFKEEHPAAVAAIRRNHYMDDYLQSFTTVEEAKRIAKEVQTIHNKASFHLRGWGSNQPTVLEGIEDQRQEEVLELGKEEKTLGLRWLITEDALAFNVGFRNTPPEVLAGQRVPTKREVTSAVMSTFDPMGFATPILIQGQKLIQEIWRTKIDWDEKILEPQVAAWIRYLEDVAVLKELKIPRCLSPRTRRGQLHTFCDASEEAYAAAVYWRTEDPDGTIRVALIAGKARVAPSKPVSIPRLELQAALLGSRLASSVEKELDLEIEERTFWTDSSTVLQWLKADPRKFKTFVAHRLAEIEELTRIQDWRWVPTKENPADDATRGTPNEFDENARWFKGPAFLYGNKEDWPARRFEVKEELTGEEKNPQVVATLKVIPQVTPDPKRFSDWTRLLRSTARIFQFIDLLRRRVAEKRSVHIVRNRRWKKTPSHVPREKKEEKVFLTLEDKFIHRAEEXLIKRSQQESFSKELCCLEKGRPLENSSRLKKIDIYLDGRGILKLRTRTRKIGSGEGRTNPIILDGKSQICRLIIGFYHKRFYHGNSATIINEIRQKFWVLGLRSTTRWITHGCQWCRVHKGEPQIPPTGDLPAERLQHHQPPFTCTAVDYFGPMQVTIGRRTEKRWGALFTCLTTRAIHLELANSLSTSSMIMALRRMAARRGTPKIIFSDNGTNFVGANRELQEAASREGITWRFIPPGCPNMGGAWERMVRSVKTSLMTVLKEKSPPEEVLHTLLLEVEHIVNSRPLTHISMDPEDEESLTPNHFLIGRSCGAMAPGVFEDHDLVGKANWRTAQRLTDHFWQRWLKEYLPTLMPRKIAGRETEDPQVGDIVLIVDATLPRNTWPRGEVLRVYPGPDGRVRILDVRTPGGVLRRPTRRVVVLVPAKTSHPEEGVLRTAGENVSDVNNSQD